In Ursus arctos isolate Adak ecotype North America unplaced genomic scaffold, UrsArc2.0 scaffold_10, whole genome shotgun sequence, the DNA window GGAATATCAAGGGACGCCAAATAagcaaagtaatcttgaaaaataacaaagttggaggtctcCTACTTCCTGATTTCACAGAACTTCCTGCCGAGCTACAGCAATcaaaaacagtgtggtactgacataaaaacacacatatatcTAGATCAATGAGAGATAATAGTCTAGAAATCAGTCATTGTATATATAGTTAAATAATCTTTACAACAattggaaaactggacatccatatgcaaaagaatgaagttggacccttactttataccacatacaaaaattaactcaaaatggatcagcgacctaaatataagagctaacgCTATAAAACTTGAGAAAACATAGGGCAGAAGTTTTGTGACACTGcatttggcagtgatttcttggatatgacaccaacatatgggaaacaaaaataaaaatacattggaCAACACCAAAATTCAAaactgtgcttcaaaggacacaatcagcagaaggaaaaggtaacctacagagtgagagaacatatttgtaaatcatgtatctggtaagaggttaatatccagaaGATACAGAGAACTAaaactcaatagtgaaaaacttgaatagacattcctCCAAGGAAAAACAGGACTAGCCAAGAAGCAggtgaaaagatgctgaacatcactaatcatggAAACGCACACCAAAACCACAGGGAGATACCGCCTCGCTCCAGTCAGGATGGCCACTATCAGAACAGCAAAAcagggccgcctggctggctcagtcggttatgcatctgcccttggctcaggtcatgatccctgggtcctgggctccctgctcagcggggaacctactactccctctccctctgcccctccccctgcttctgcactctctctctctctctctctcaacaagtGCTGACAAACATGTGGAGaaattggtgggaatgtaaaaatggtacagctgctaaTGGAAAAGAGAATGGAGGTTTCTCAGAAAATTATAGAATAACGGAGTGATGTAGCAAaccccatgttcatggcagcatcattcacaatagccaagaagtggaagcaacccaGACGTCTGTTGGTGGATGGATGGTAAAACGTGGTGTATGCATATGAGGGAGTACTATTCAGCTCGGGTAGGAACGAAATTCTGACCTGTGCtgcagcatggatgaaccttgaggacattatgctccaTGAAATTAGCCACAAAAAGACAGACATTATacaatttcacttacatgaagTACTTCGAGTAGTCAAACTGATAGAAATAGAAAGCACGGGATTGCTGGCGGGggcagggaatggggagttactatttaatgggtatagagtttcagttttgtaaaatggaaggagtcttggaggtggatggtggtgatggatgGACAATGTGAAGgtatttaacactactgaacgggacaattaaaaatggttagggtggtaaattgtatattttgtgtattttatcataatttttaaaaacttaaatccaGAAAAGGAACTGGTTTATCAAGTAAAATTCAGTGAAAACTAACGGGGGACAGAGTATAGTGAGGTATGTCCTTTGTAAACCGGCACTGTCACTGCAGAGCCTGAGTCCTGGCCTGGCCTTGACACGGTCACCTCCCTGTGGCCTTGGGGTCAGCCTGAAGTGCAGAGCGCTGGGGGcaccaggagtccagcaggcccagGCCCCGGTGCTGCCCCCACAGACTCTGtgcctggggcctgggctccTCCGCGCTAGCGTCCCCATCCGCTCCACGGGGTCCCCCGACCTGTCTTTAGTGCGTGTGGCGGACTCGGAAAGCAGAGATGGCACAGGGCCGGGCAGGCGTGCCTGGTTGTGGCTGGGAGGAATCAGCCCCTGCAAGGCGCATCCTCTGCTGCATTCTGACCACGGTTTCCTTCCGCGCCCCTCTCTAGGCAGGCCAAGCACAGCGAACAAGGGTAAAGTGACGCATCTCTCAGTCTTTGCCTTCGGCACCGACAGAGCTTCTAGAGATGGAGAGCCATCCCCCGCCTGCCGGTACAGGTAGGAAGATAACCTCACAAATGGAGACACCCCTTAGAAATGTAAGTGACTCTTCTCAAAAGGGTCACTTCTATCAGAGCTTCTCCTGTGctgcttaaaaataatcagcctgaAGTAATCCTCTTGCCAAAGAGACTTATTATGGGGTGACAGACTCGGCTCTCCTGCGGCTCCCCGAGTGCCCTGCTggcccttccctctcctttgttGCTTCCTGTTCTCCCCTCGTGCTCTTGCTTCAGGGGACACAATTCCCCTCTCTAAGCATActtcctctgtcccccagccATCTCCAGTCCCCTCTGGGACCATGACTGCCATTCTGTGGGCTTTCTCTTGGCAACCGAAAACATACCCAAGTCAGCAAGCAAGTGGTTTCTAAACCTCCACTTCCGTCCCATTTCACACTGAACCTCTGGAAAGATGAAGGGGCTGAGGGCCCTGTAAAATGGCGGTGTGGGTGGTGCAGGGAGGGCTCCCCAAGGAGGAGATGTGAGAAGAACAGGCTCTCCTGGTCCTGCTTCCTCCCTAAATGCCACTTCAGTGACCCATAAAGACAGAAGATGAGGGAGGGCAATGAAATTCTGGAAGACGGAAAATGACTTAGCAGCCTGGAGGAACCAGACACCTAAGTCCCTGCATGGTGCAAAGCCAGCAAGCAGCCAGCGACCAGtacacagcagaccgccagacaAACTCCGGACCCATGGGCCTGTGAAGACGAGGGTCAGGGAAGAAAGATCAGGAAAGGGTGGAAGTCTGTATAGGGAGCAAGACACCCAGTTTCCTCTTCCCAGCAGGAAGCAGGTGGGGTACTGTCCAGAGAGGCTTGGTATTGGGGACACTGGGCCCAGCTGAGGGTGGGGTTAGGTGGCACCCTGAAAATGGAGATCGAGGGAAAATATGCATGCCTATAGATTCTGTTATCTGGAGCCCCCCCAAACCTGCAGATCCCCCACACGAGGCCTGCCAACCATCAGGCTCTCTCCCCTGCACACACAGCTTTCATTGCCTAAATGCTGTCTAGATTCTCCACATCTTAGGCCAGTAGCCAAGGATTACCAGAATTTGAAGAAAACCTCTAAAGAAACACACACCGAACCAGAGAGGCCATGCAGACAAAGATGAAAACATGAAACCACCACCCAAACCCATGATAATCAATACCTTCCCAAAGATGAGAGGTGGCCTCCAGCTGGGAAAGAACTATgatggcaaaaatagacacaaattCATAGAAGAACTGGGAGTTAAGTagactataaagaaaaatacctggaaaaagggaggagagagagaaaaccggAAAATTAATCCAGGATACACAATACCTGAGTATTAGGAGAccagaaagagaacaagaaggtAGGGAATGAGAAGGAAATTCCCCACAGTCCAAGATGGTGAGTTTTCAGATGGAAATTCCCAGCacaatgaatgaaagaagcccacaagaagtggggcgcctgggcggctccgacggctaagcatctgactcttgatttcagctcaggtcatgatctcagggtcatgggattgagccccgcattgggctctgcgctcagcatggagtctgcttgagattctctctcttcctctgcccatccccaccccgctcatgctctcgctcgcctgttctctaataaatctttaacaacaacaacaacaacaaaaaacctttaGAAGATACACTGTAACCTCAGAATCTGAGGGAAAAAGGAAGATCTCTCAAGTCCCCAGAGAGGAAAGCTCAAGTCCTGAAGAGAGGACACTGGAGCCCAACGGGACTGGGCTTCTCAATAACAACGTGggaaatcagaaaacaagaaTGCCTTCAAAGCTCTGAAGAACACTGTTCCTAGAATTCTCTACTGAGCCACACTGTTAATTAAGGGTGGGAAAGAATTAGCTTCAGCAAAATGAGGGAGTCGACGAAGAAGGGGCCATGGGTCGCAGGGAAGCCCTGGGTGGCATGGCAGGACACCCCAGATGGCAGTGGTGCCCGGACTGGAGCAGGATGGCTCCCGGCGAAACCGGGATGTAACCCAGTGTGTGGTGGTAAAAAGAgacacggggggtggggggacggacCTGGTGGggtcagtcggaagagcatgtgactcttgattttggggtcgtgGGGTTGgctgtagagagtacttaaataagtaaattaattaaaaaaaaaaaaaagcagaggccCAAAATGGGAGCATTTTAGGCCAAGTCACTAAGCCAGGACTTTATATCTAACCTATTTGTACTACATGTAACGCAATTGTACTTTCAGACTTCCTTAGAAGCCTCGTCTTAACTGGTCAATCAGGAATTTTCTGCTTAGCACTGATGAGGTAATCTGTCACGTgagcccttccccctcccccagagaacAGGAGGTGACGGGCCTAGTAAGACTGCCCGGCTTCCACCtgagggaaggtgaccttgcctggaacaatccttttcttttgctaataactccCTTGCCCCACCTGCCTTCCTGTAAAAACCTTTCATTTCGAACAGCTCCTCGGAGCATCCCCTCGACATGCCAGATGGGACGCTGCCTGGTCCATGAATCGAGGCATAAAGGCAATTAGATCTTCACATTTACTGAGTTGagtttttgttctttaacagTGGTCAAGGCTGAAAGGATGCTTACAGCACTTTCTGAAAGTGAGAGGCTGAATTGCTGTCAGAGAAACttgagcagaggggaaaaaagctgcAAGCAATTTTTAAttccaagaaaaacagaaaagttgtccaagaaaggaaattaatgaTAGTACACTCTGTGCCTTATCTGAGGAAAGTGTTTACATAGTTCTAATGCTGAAATGAATACGGATTTGACCGAAACCGTGGCAGGAGTCAACCGGAGGGGTGCGGGGCAGAGCGGGCGTGCGCGCTCGGGGCGCAGGATAAGCGCAGCGCGGGCGAGCCGGCTTACCGAGCAGGTGAGAGCCGGGCCGCGGCTGCGCGTTAACCCGCCGGGCTGCCGTGCCCTCCAGCCCTCAGCGGCGGGCTGCTGCTCTGACTTCCTTTCACAGCCGaggcagagaggtgaagtgatttgcCTCAAGTCACAACCCAGGCAATTGGGTTCTCAACTCTGTGCTTTAAACCGCTATGCTCACCTGCTTTGGGGGTAGGAAGCTAAGATGTAATTTAAAACCTCAAGAAGTAGCAGTGCAAGCCTTCGACCATATGAAGACAAATACCAAAAGCCACAGCTTAAAGGCTTAAAAGTGTTGCCTCCAGGGAGTGGAAGAGGGTAGGCGGTTGCATTGTTCTGGTAAAGCTATTTGACTTTTTACATTATGGACGCATATCACTTTAAACATTTAATCAAAGAGGAGAAAAGCTAGGGCACTAGTGATTGAGAGAGAGCGGGTCTCCAGTTTTGACAGGCTTTGCCTGGCTGTGTGTTCTTAGATACTCACTGAACCTGAGAGCAGGCTTCACCAGACGAGATGTTTCCAAGTTTCCTTCCAGCTCCGAACACTCTGGCTGGGAACAGGACCGGCCGCCACTCAGAGAACAGGCACTGTGGAGAGCAAGCCAGGGCGATGCAGGGCTGGGCGGGTGCTGCTCCAGGCCAGCCCCGAGGAGGCCTCTGTGTTGGGGTCTCCTGGCGGGCAagtctcccccccgccccccaggggATGGCCCGAGGGGGGGGCCAGAGTCCAGCCCTCCCACAGGAGAGCTGTGGAGCAGTTCAGCTGAAACCCTCTGGGCACTGCCCGGGGGAGAGGCTgcagggagcagagaagcaggcccatttgggggtggtgggggcgaCCGTGGTGAGAGAGGGTTGGGCCCTAGGTTCCCCTGGGAGGAGCTGTGGACAGACCATGCCAGCAGCCAGGGTGCAAGTGTCGGGGACTCTGGAGGCTCCTCCGAAATGTCTGGTGTCCAGGGCTGGTGCGCAGCCCGCCCCTCTGTCCCTGTCGCTCCTCCTGACACCCTCTTTGTGCTCACGtttgcccatcctccctggtcccccagcagcagcagccctgccACCTCCAGCTCCTCGGCGCCTACACAGTCCTCGTCCCTCTGTACCCGCGCTCCAGCTTCTCCTTGATTCACCTCCAGACTTCCATGCCCAGCATGCCTCCCCTTTGCACCCCACAGTTCTAATCTGTCCTTCCCTGTCACCAGAGTCACCAGAACTGGAGCTCCCACCACGTCCCCATCCTGCTCCAGGTGTCCCAGTGTTGCCCAGTGCCCAGCACGCACCTGCATGGCCAGCCTGGCACGGCTCCCCTGGCTGAGGCTTTCCGACCGCAGTTTACCCAAAACCCGTGGAACTCTTGACACTCCGCAGGCTGGTGACTGAGTCAGTGGACAGGAGAGGAGCAGGCAGGCGACAGATGCGTGGGTCTGTGGAGGCCATGCACCCTCCCCAGACCCCCTAAAGAGGTGGGGTGAGGCCGAGACCCCTACCCCAAAGAGTGGAAGCGCTGTGAGCCAAGTGTGACTTCTCCAAGGGCCACTTGCCACATGACTGGCGTCCAGGGACGTCACCCCCCAGGTGTTCCTGGCTGGTGGAGGGCTGCCGCCAGCACAGGGATGCATCTTTTGTCTCCCTGTGCTAGGTGTCTTCCTTCCAAAGCCTGCCATCACGACACAGCGCGGGGCAAGGAGCGAGACGCCAGGCCGTGAGGAGAGGCCCACCTTAACTTGCTTCTAGTTTTGAGTCACTTTCACACAAATGACTTTTATCAGTTATGTAACAATCTGTGGCCCAGGCCAGGTGAGCAGTAAATATTTACCTTCACATGAGTGCCAAGGCTGCTGCGCTGAGTCACCGTGAGTCACAGGGAAGCCTCATTACCCTCCAGGACCTTGAAGAGGAACACTGAAGGTGTGCTCGTTAAGGCTTGCTGGGTCGTACCGCCGGGACCAGACTGTGAGTTTCGTACTGAAGCCTGAGCGGTCTCCTGTAGCTGACGCCGTGCGCCTGTTCTATGCGGGGAATGTGTGTGTACATAGATAAATATCTGCTTATCAGTATTTCTAACttatctataaaaaatatttatggtgtaatttttaaagtcctttcaaaaacattaaaaactggTGTATGAAACAGTGGTtctgaggggctcgatcccaagacagGCTGTCTCCTTCTGACACGTCTGTTCTGACCGGAGTGCCTTTGCCCAGAAGACCTTTTGGGCCTCCGAGCCCGCCATGCCATGGTCAAGAGCAGTGGGCTCTGGGCTGTGCCGGGGTCAGAAGCCGCTGCTGGCCCAGCAGAGCCTGTGTCCCACCTGGCCCTTCCCAGACAGTGCCCAACCCCCACCCGGGCCCCTGCGGCTGCCGGCATGAAccgtgtgctcgctctctcccccGCAGCTGCCGGGGCCCGCATGGCCTGCGTGTTCGTGTACGGGACCCTGAAGAGAGGCCAGCCCAACCACAAGGTCCTGCGGGACCGCATGAACGGCTGCGCCGCCTTCCGAGGCCGGGGCCGCACGCTGGAGCCCTACCCGCTTGTGATCGCCGGCGAACATAACATCCCGCATCTGCTCAACCTCCCGGGGCAGGGGCAGCGCGTGGCCGGCGAGATCTATGCCGTGGACGAGCGGATGCTGAGCTTCCTCGATGAGTTTGAGGGCTGCCCCGACATGTACCAGCGCACGCCGGTGCGGGTCGCTGTCCTCGAGTGGGAGGGCGCGCGCGGGGCCCCCGAGGACACGCCCGCCGCCGACGGGACCCTGCAGTGCTTCGTGTACAGTACGGCCACCTACTCACCCGAGTGGGTCCACCTCCCGCACCACGCCGATTACGACTCCCAGGGCGAGCACGGGCTTCGCTACAACCCGCGGGAGAACAGATGACCAGGGGGCAGGCCGTCGGAGCCCCGATGATGAGAGGACGACCTCAGCCCGCTCTGCGGAGACTTGACGCACCAGCGTTCTAAGCCCTctgaaacaaatatttgtaaaacgCAGCCTGTGGGAAAAGGAACAAACTCTTGTTCAGCGCAGCTGATTTCCCCAATATCCTGACACACTGATCGCAAGACTATGCCTGTCTATCCAATAGTGCTTTGTTGCTTCTGCTGCAAGGCCGCCATGGGCTTGAATAGATCGGATAATTCAGGATTTTAATTCCCCTAAATGACATTTCAAGAACTCATatgtcatatttttctttcttttttttttgctttgctttgctttgatcTGAAGATAACATTTAAAACGTAGACTCTGTGGAGCAGCCCGACTTCAGCCGCCTTACCGTATCGATTCTAACTTGTAGCAGCAAGAAGACTTTTAAACTGATTGGGGTTATCTCTCTGTACTAAAAGAATCTCAAGAAAAACATGCGGTGTTTGGGGGACTTTTAG includes these proteins:
- the LOC130542782 gene encoding uncharacterized protein LOC130542782 — protein: MAGFGRKTPSTGRQKMHPCAGGSPPPARNTWGVTSLDASHVASGPWRSHTWLTALPLFGVGVSASPHLFRGSGEGAWPPQTHASVACLLLSCPLTQSPACGVSRVPRVLGKLRSESLSQGSRARLAMQVRAGHWATLGHLEQDGDVVGAPVLVTLVTGKDRLELWGAKGRHAGHGSLEVNQGEAGARVQRDEDCVGAEELEVAGLLLLGDQGGWANVSTKRVSGGATGTEGRAAHQPWTPDISEEPPESPTLAPWLLAWSVHSSSQGNLGPNPLSPRSPPPPPNGPASLLPAASPPGSAQRVSAELLHSSPVGGLDSGPPLGPSPGGRGGDLPARRPQHRGLLGAGLEQHPPSPASPWLALHSACSLSGGRSCSQPECSELEGNLETSRLVKPALRFSLRADSEWP
- the GGACT gene encoding gamma-glutamylaminecyclotransferase isoform X1: MESHPPPAGTAAGARMACVFVYGTLKRGQPNHKVLRDRMNGCAAFRGRGRTLEPYPLVIAGEHNIPHLLNLPGQGQRVAGEIYAVDERMLSFLDEFEGCPDMYQRTPVRVAVLEWEGARGAPEDTPAADGTLQCFVYSTATYSPEWVHLPHHADYDSQGEHGLRYNPRENR
- the GGACT gene encoding gamma-glutamylaminecyclotransferase isoform X2 is translated as MACVFVYGTLKRGQPNHKVLRDRMNGCAAFRGRGRTLEPYPLVIAGEHNIPHLLNLPGQGQRVAGEIYAVDERMLSFLDEFEGCPDMYQRTPVRVAVLEWEGARGAPEDTPAADGTLQCFVYSTATYSPEWVHLPHHADYDSQGEHGLRYNPRENR